Proteins from a single region of Segatella copri:
- a CDS encoding DUF4458 domain-containing protein, with the protein MNRMKIFSKALLLLLVSLLTFAATSCSDDETGGWDGTYGYVQFKLSKKVSSRATRAAALDKLEKLDDAKKIKVVMEHNGTTVSQTLVLNSYNSENAEYGLRSEKLQLASGTYTVIGFYLYDAVDEELLASSAGETFTVVGGGLEVQNLMVETVERGKVKFNLVKEWEKTRAGGTEYLFSNIRLVDVSVTNLFTRETYTFPELKVKYKESSVEHQNPDNENDKYMDTGTAYCDSTVWLPAGTYQVTSYTTYGKTGAVKTKYETQPVKGKAFIVEDNQLNDTAQVPILLSKTKEYIKDYEALKAIWESLHGKEWSFYGDATFKGANWNFNKELDMWGEQPGVTLNSNGRVIGLVIAGFGAKGIVPDAIGQLTELQVLNLGSHDEKIGANIFNDYDANSLTAAKKSSMRHDYENKFLKYDPRANMSNMIVESYNSDPKVAPKNRIKKDSRINLKDAQIGTLTNKITGVSKAIYRLTKLQQFYIGNSSITSDSVCAEFYNAKDPVYGKFAQEFKEEDWDKMENLTDIELYNCPKISRIPDFYYKLPKLQAMNLARCKGISANQLRNDWTRLAEEKTGKTLQILYMSYNNLEEFPETSALSKMVNLGLLDLAYNNIKKLHSFGSGVALSSLYLNNNQIEEIPANLCAFTDDVESLTFAHNKLKKIPNIFDASSVRVMGSVDFSYNEITGVDNNHGPYKGINAASVTLSYNKIEKFPSELFTAGSPITTIDLSSNQMRTIPKGSIKGKKAYLLQVIDLRFNKLTSLSDDFRSTTLPYITNMDLSYNCFTEVPTQPLNSAVLRAFAINHQRDGKDQRCLRTWPTGITTCPSLIQFQIGSNDIRKVEETLTSHLYILNIADNPNISIDVTSVCPYIKAGRYKLFYDKNQDIRGCDALDLEN; encoded by the coding sequence ATGAACAGAATGAAAATATTTTCAAAGGCACTCTTGTTGCTCTTGGTCTCTCTCCTGACCTTTGCAGCAACAAGTTGCTCGGATGATGAGACCGGAGGCTGGGACGGCACATACGGATATGTGCAGTTCAAACTCAGCAAGAAGGTTTCTTCTAGAGCTACCCGTGCTGCTGCCCTTGACAAACTTGAGAAACTGGATGATGCCAAGAAAATCAAGGTGGTCATGGAGCACAACGGTACAACTGTCTCTCAGACACTGGTGCTCAATTCTTATAATTCAGAGAATGCTGAGTATGGTCTGAGAAGTGAAAAACTGCAACTCGCTTCGGGTACTTACACCGTCATCGGTTTCTATCTCTATGATGCTGTAGACGAGGAGTTGCTGGCTTCTTCTGCCGGCGAAACATTCACTGTAGTAGGTGGCGGTCTGGAAGTACAGAACCTCATGGTGGAGACTGTGGAGCGTGGTAAGGTGAAGTTCAATCTCGTGAAGGAGTGGGAGAAGACCCGTGCCGGTGGTACTGAGTATCTCTTCTCTAACATCCGTCTCGTTGATGTCAGCGTAACCAACCTCTTTACCCGTGAGACCTATACCTTCCCTGAACTGAAGGTGAAATATAAGGAGTCTAGCGTAGAGCATCAGAATCCAGACAATGAGAACGATAAGTATATGGACACAGGTACAGCTTACTGCGATTCTACCGTATGGCTGCCTGCCGGTACTTATCAGGTTACCTCTTATACCACCTACGGCAAGACAGGTGCGGTGAAGACCAAGTACGAAACCCAGCCTGTAAAGGGTAAGGCGTTTATCGTAGAGGATAATCAGCTCAATGATACAGCTCAGGTGCCTATCCTCCTTTCCAAAACAAAGGAGTATATCAAGGACTATGAGGCTTTGAAGGCTATCTGGGAATCTCTCCATGGTAAGGAGTGGAGCTTCTATGGCGATGCTACTTTCAAGGGAGCTAACTGGAACTTCAACAAGGAACTCGATATGTGGGGCGAACAGCCGGGCGTAACGCTCAACAGCAACGGCCGTGTCATCGGTCTCGTTATCGCCGGTTTCGGTGCAAAGGGAATCGTACCTGATGCCATCGGACAGCTGACAGAACTCCAGGTGCTCAACCTCGGTTCTCACGATGAGAAGATTGGTGCCAACATCTTCAATGATTATGATGCAAACAGTCTGACTGCTGCAAAGAAGAGCAGCATGCGTCACGACTATGAGAACAAGTTCCTGAAGTATGACCCACGTGCCAACATGTCGAATATGATTGTAGAAAGCTACAACTCAGATCCTAAGGTGGCACCGAAGAACAGAATCAAGAAGGACAGCCGTATCAACCTGAAGGATGCACAGATCGGTACATTGACCAACAAGATTACAGGTGTATCTAAGGCCATCTACCGTCTGACTAAGTTGCAGCAGTTCTATATCGGTAACTCTTCTATCACATCCGACTCGGTTTGTGCGGAGTTCTACAATGCTAAAGATCCTGTTTATGGTAAGTTTGCACAGGAGTTTAAGGAAGAGGATTGGGACAAGATGGAAAACCTGACCGATATCGAACTTTACAACTGTCCGAAGATCAGTCGCATTCCAGACTTCTACTATAAACTCCCTAAATTGCAGGCGATGAACCTGGCACGATGCAAGGGCATCTCAGCTAATCAGTTGAGAAATGATTGGACCCGCTTAGCTGAGGAGAAGACAGGTAAGACACTCCAGATTCTCTATATGAGTTACAACAACCTGGAGGAGTTCCCTGAGACATCTGCCTTGAGCAAGATGGTAAATCTCGGTCTGCTCGACCTGGCTTACAACAACATCAAGAAGTTGCATTCGTTCGGTTCTGGGGTAGCGCTTTCTTCACTCTATCTGAACAACAACCAGATTGAAGAGATTCCTGCTAATCTCTGTGCCTTTACAGATGATGTAGAGAGTCTGACCTTCGCCCACAACAAACTGAAGAAGATTCCGAATATCTTCGATGCAAGTTCTGTTCGCGTGATGGGTTCTGTAGACTTCTCTTACAACGAGATTACAGGTGTAGATAATAATCATGGTCCCTACAAGGGTATCAATGCAGCTTCTGTTACTCTCTCGTACAACAAGATAGAGAAGTTCCCTTCAGAGCTGTTTACAGCCGGTTCGCCAATCACAACCATCGATTTGAGCAGCAACCAGATGCGCACCATCCCTAAGGGGTCCATCAAGGGCAAGAAGGCTTATCTGCTGCAGGTCATCGACCTCCGATTCAACAAGTTGACATCCCTCTCTGATGACTTCCGCTCAACCACATTGCCATACATTACCAATATGGACTTGAGCTACAACTGCTTCACCGAGGTGCCAACCCAGCCATTGAACAGTGCCGTGCTCCGTGCCTTTGCCATCAACCACCAGCGTGATGGGAAGGACCAGCGTTGCCTGCGTACATGGCCTACAGGAATCACAACCTGTCCGAGCCTGATCCAGTTCCAGATTGGTTCCAACGATATCCGTAAGGTAGAAGAAACACTGACCTCTCACCTTTATATCCTGAATATCGCAGACAACCCTAACATCTCTATCGATGTAACCAGCGTCTGCCCATACATCAAGGCAGGTAGGTATAAGCTGTTCTACGATAAGAATCAGGACATCCGCGGTTGCGATGCTTTGGATCTCGAAAATTAA
- a CDS encoding DUF5003 domain-containing protein — MKTLISKYWLVLMTLVSVTLFTACSSDDDAVTPVFPQVQTIGGAAGAELDFTFDANESWSLSSDKIWCKLVQGEKADAFVLNGTAGKQTIKVKITADDASKDMSVAQLFLNMGGQKVAIAEVKRSAADHILTVYDADGNDITKTGITVGYNVYTKFTVKSNFRFAVTNTPAWVDLEGGFLVGTPNKAVVGGVSFKENQGVSAKYAIAKDGNYTITFTSEDGKAAVTIPVIYNGMTTSTMDVTYPTSSQWAVWNVSLDGKVFTQNGSSLNGGNTNNFTFYNFVPFTLKTLGDAYQLVVFGKKENGLFEDTSGAVKLQGEKGDVKLTVAPLGSGSREFLVYALPQSVFESLENGLDGMLEEDFMTVKSDYDRYFLMDVVQKEANSSADDQSAAPTIKKNNWLDVECTKDVNGMYKEVASSFLNYTGDEIYIASAAVGSSLTVTPYIKEWDPETMMETDYLYMIDSSKKEINPELGMDENNNLNFTFQLPETAPVFMAFKVNGKVVKVLVIEPTDNQSKKHTSIRKIRK; from the coding sequence ATGAAAACATTGATTTCAAAATATTGGCTCGTATTGATGACGCTGGTATCAGTGACTCTGTTCACCGCTTGTTCCAGCGATGACGATGCCGTAACTCCTGTGTTCCCACAGGTACAGACTATCGGCGGTGCAGCTGGTGCTGAGTTGGACTTCACCTTCGATGCCAACGAGAGCTGGAGCCTTTCTTCAGACAAAATCTGGTGTAAACTGGTGCAGGGCGAGAAAGCAGACGCCTTCGTACTCAATGGTACTGCAGGCAAGCAGACTATCAAGGTTAAGATTACTGCTGATGATGCCAGCAAGGATATGAGCGTGGCTCAGCTCTTCCTGAATATGGGCGGTCAGAAGGTTGCCATCGCTGAGGTTAAGCGTTCGGCTGCCGACCATATACTGACGGTTTACGATGCGGATGGCAATGATATCACCAAGACAGGTATCACTGTAGGTTACAATGTATACACCAAGTTTACCGTAAAGTCAAACTTCCGTTTTGCTGTTACCAATACTCCAGCTTGGGTAGACTTGGAAGGCGGCTTCCTGGTAGGTACACCTAACAAGGCTGTTGTTGGCGGTGTTTCCTTCAAGGAGAATCAGGGCGTAAGTGCTAAGTATGCCATCGCTAAGGACGGCAACTACACCATCACCTTTACTTCTGAGGATGGCAAGGCTGCTGTAACCATACCTGTTATCTATAATGGTATGACCACCAGCACCATGGATGTTACTTATCCAACCTCTTCACAGTGGGCTGTATGGAATGTATCTCTTGATGGTAAGGTGTTCACTCAGAATGGTTCTAGCCTGAATGGCGGTAATACCAACAATTTCACCTTCTACAACTTCGTTCCTTTCACCCTCAAGACCTTGGGTGATGCTTATCAGCTGGTAGTCTTCGGGAAAAAGGAGAATGGTTTGTTCGAGGATACATCTGGTGCTGTGAAACTGCAGGGTGAAAAGGGTGATGTGAAGCTCACAGTCGCTCCATTAGGCAGCGGAAGCCGTGAGTTCCTGGTCTATGCATTGCCACAGAGCGTATTCGAGAGTCTGGAGAATGGACTCGACGGAATGCTGGAGGAAGACTTCATGACAGTGAAGAGCGATTACGACCGTTACTTCCTGATGGATGTTGTACAGAAGGAGGCCAACTCTTCAGCTGATGATCAGTCTGCAGCACCAACAATCAAGAAGAATAACTGGCTCGACGTAGAGTGTACAAAGGATGTAAACGGAATGTACAAGGAAGTGGCTTCCAGTTTCCTCAACTATACAGGTGATGAAATCTATATCGCTTCGGCAGCTGTAGGTTCTTCGCTCACCGTAACTCCTTACATCAAGGAATGGGATCCTGAGACCATGATGGAGACTGATTATCTCTATATGATTGATAGCAGTAAGAAGGAAATCAATCCAGAACTAGGCATGGATGAAAACAACAACCTGAACTTTACATTCCAGCTTCCTGAGACAGCTCCTGTATTCATGGCTTTCAAGGTAAATGGCAAGGTGGTAAAGGTACTCGTAATTGAGCCTACCGATAATCAAAGCAAGAAACATACTTCTATCAGAAAAATTAGAAAGTAA
- a CDS encoding DUF4984 domain-containing protein, with translation MKKIMMGCLAAVAALIALVSCSQDYTTYAGPSHIMFSDTLYQYAVQKSNEVFNVPVSATEKADYDRTFGVEVVDKQSNAIEGKHYRILNNTVTIKAGEMVGNVKIQGIYDNIGKTDSLGFTLKLVIPEKYNWTDLYKDYAHVVMQKSCPFDIHNFSGWCKVTSTFYSKYLNNVTNRLIKTEVVEGEDNTILLKDVYYKGYNLKLKFNTKNILEPKVEMDDQIAGETGEAFGTIYGDGKLRINQPSLYTSYYNTCQNYVLQYVTMSVNNKDGSTFGNVGTFINMYEWISDAEAEKLKEQGY, from the coding sequence ATGAAGAAAATAATGATGGGATGTTTGGCAGCCGTAGCTGCACTCATCGCTCTTGTGAGTTGTTCACAGGATTATACCACTTATGCTGGTCCAAGTCATATCATGTTCTCTGATACGCTCTATCAGTATGCTGTACAGAAAAGCAATGAGGTTTTCAATGTGCCTGTATCTGCAACCGAAAAAGCTGACTACGACCGCACCTTCGGCGTGGAGGTAGTAGACAAGCAGAGCAATGCCATCGAGGGTAAGCATTACCGCATCCTCAACAACACCGTTACAATCAAGGCGGGCGAGATGGTAGGAAATGTGAAGATTCAGGGTATCTATGATAACATCGGCAAGACCGACTCGCTCGGCTTCACCCTGAAACTGGTGATTCCGGAGAAGTATAACTGGACAGATCTCTATAAGGACTATGCCCACGTGGTAATGCAGAAGTCTTGTCCTTTCGATATCCACAACTTCTCTGGCTGGTGCAAGGTAACATCTACCTTCTACAGCAAGTATCTGAACAACGTAACCAACCGTCTGATCAAGACTGAGGTAGTGGAAGGCGAGGATAATACCATTCTGCTGAAGGATGTTTACTATAAGGGCTACAACCTGAAGTTGAAGTTCAATACCAAGAACATTCTTGAGCCAAAGGTAGAGATGGACGACCAGATAGCTGGTGAAACCGGCGAGGCGTTCGGTACCATCTATGGAGACGGCAAGTTGCGCATCAACCAGCCTTCTCTCTATACCTCTTATTATAACACCTGCCAGAACTATGTATTGCAGTATGTCACCATGAGTGTTAACAACAAGGATGGTTCAACCTTCGGCAACGTAGGAACCTTCATCAATATGTATGAATGGATCAGCGATGCAGAGGCAGAGAAATTGAAAGAACAAGGATATTAA
- a CDS encoding RagB/SusD family nutrient uptake outer membrane protein: MNIKNIKTYILSGILVLSMSSCLDKYPEDSIRMDQAINTVDDMDKLVYGIYDSFKSSALYSGNLTILPDLQADFVYCVKGYSNAYGDIYRWKDIKATNTDIEAVYADLYDVINRCNFLLDNVEKVKAATNDDKQLDKLEQYEGEAYFARALAYSELIKCFCKAYDSDEQAEKELGVVLTEHYYGNEPQKRASLKESYDFILRDLDKAAEYLKVDKDFTGTLYDEIYFNEYTCHALRARVSLYMHRWDDAIKYASKVIDSKYYVLASCTQKIGNTSYYQYQWTAGKSTEGIWKVGFTVNSYGGALGTIFDNYNFVTYRPDYVPETWVINSFDSNDLRAAAIFTTRVTGYEHGLQWPLLSKYFGDAEFRNNNILHVHQPMVFRLSEQYLIRAEAYAMKKDYGKAGKDISTLRTARYSSYGGNTSMSESNAMKIIEAERVKELYMEGFRLNDLKRWHKGFERKAADQPAANFVQSSLKVEKDDPLFVWPIPQHELEAPGSEIQPNESNK, translated from the coding sequence ATGAATATCAAAAATATAAAGACATACATCCTGTCGGGAATCCTAGTCCTCTCGATGTCTTCCTGTCTTGATAAGTATCCTGAGGATTCTATCCGCATGGACCAGGCTATCAACACGGTGGACGACATGGACAAGCTGGTGTACGGTATCTACGACAGTTTCAAGAGCAGCGCCCTCTATTCGGGAAATCTGACAATCCTGCCAGATCTGCAGGCAGACTTCGTGTACTGCGTGAAGGGCTACTCTAATGCCTATGGCGATATCTACCGTTGGAAAGATATCAAGGCTACCAACACCGACATCGAGGCGGTATATGCCGACCTTTATGATGTGATCAACCGATGCAATTTCCTGCTCGATAATGTTGAAAAGGTAAAGGCTGCAACCAACGATGATAAGCAGCTTGATAAGTTGGAGCAGTATGAGGGCGAGGCTTACTTTGCCCGTGCCCTGGCTTACTCAGAACTGATCAAGTGCTTCTGCAAGGCTTACGATAGCGATGAGCAGGCAGAGAAGGAACTCGGCGTTGTACTCACAGAGCACTATTACGGCAATGAGCCACAGAAGAGAGCCAGTCTGAAGGAATCATACGATTTCATATTGAGAGACCTTGACAAGGCTGCTGAATATCTGAAGGTAGACAAAGACTTCACTGGTACTCTCTATGACGAGATTTACTTCAACGAGTATACCTGTCATGCCTTGCGTGCGCGCGTATCCTTATATATGCATCGCTGGGATGATGCCATCAAGTATGCATCTAAGGTAATCGATAGTAAGTATTACGTGCTGGCAAGCTGCACACAGAAGATAGGCAACACCAGTTATTATCAGTATCAATGGACAGCAGGTAAATCTACAGAAGGAATCTGGAAGGTAGGCTTTACCGTGAACAGCTATGGCGGTGCACTGGGTACCATCTTCGATAACTACAACTTCGTAACTTATCGTCCAGACTATGTGCCTGAGACATGGGTCATCAACTCATTCGACAGCAATGACCTCCGTGCAGCAGCCATCTTCACAACCCGTGTAACAGGTTATGAGCACGGTTTGCAGTGGCCTTTGCTGAGCAAGTATTTCGGCGATGCAGAATTCCGGAACAACAATATCCTGCATGTTCACCAGCCAATGGTATTCCGTCTGTCAGAGCAGTATCTGATTCGTGCTGAGGCTTACGCCATGAAGAAGGACTATGGTAAGGCAGGTAAGGACATCTCTACCTTGCGTACAGCCCGCTACTCATCTTATGGTGGAAACACCTCGATGAGCGAGAGCAACGCCATGAAGATAATCGAGGCAGAGCGCGTGAAGGAACTCTATATGGAAGGCTTCCGTCTGAACGACCTCAAGCGCTGGCACAAGGGATTTGAGCGTAAGGCTGCCGACCAGCCTGCTGCCAACTTCGTGCAGAGCAGTCTGAAGGTTGAAAAGGATGACCCTCTCTTTGTCTGGCCAATTCCTCAGCATGAACTTGAGGCACCAGGTTCTGAGATTCAGCCTAATGAAAGTAACAAATAA